In one Chitinophaga sancti genomic region, the following are encoded:
- the gyrB gene encoding DNA topoisomerase (ATP-hydrolyzing) subunit B encodes MSEELAQVTTPAQGGYDADSIQVLEGLEAVRKRPAMYIGDIGVKGLHHLVYEVVDNSIDEALAGYCKNIEVTICEDNSIKVVDDGRGIPTGMNTKEGRSALEVVMTVLHAGGKFDKNTYKVSGGLHGVGVSCVNALSSLLHVTVRREGKLFEQEYSRGVPQYAVREIGVSDETGTTVHFKPDNEIFKDITYNKEILAGRLRELAYLNRKIRIVLIDAREKDENGTPLTEIFYSEGGIVEFVSMLDRNGRRNPLLPEPIFVETVDAGSNVAVEVAVIYNDSFSENIFSYVNNINTIEGGTHVAGFRRAITRVFKSYGDKNKMFEKTKIEVTGDDFREGLSAIVSVKVPEPQFEGQTKTKLGNSDVMGVVDSSVAAVLDAYLEEHPREAKTIINKVVLAAQAREAARKARQMVQRKSVLSGSGLPGKLADCSENDPEKCELYLVEGDSAGGTAKQGRNRSFQAILPLRGKILNVEKAMEHKIYENEEIKNIFTALGVTIGTEEDDKALNLAKLRYHKLIIMTDADVDGSHIATLILTFIFRYMKAMVEQGYVYIAQPPLYLVKKGKEGIYAWTEDDRKGAVQQLANGKEDSVTIQRYKGLGEMNAEQLWETTMNPEHRTLKQVTIESAAEADRVFSMLMGDEVPPRREFIESHAKYAKIDA; translated from the coding sequence ATGAGCGAAGAATTAGCGCAAGTAACTACTCCAGCCCAGGGCGGCTATGATGCGGATAGCATTCAGGTACTGGAAGGTCTGGAAGCGGTGCGTAAACGCCCTGCGATGTACATTGGTGACATTGGGGTAAAGGGTCTTCACCACCTTGTATATGAAGTGGTGGATAACTCGATTGACGAAGCCCTGGCAGGTTATTGTAAAAATATTGAAGTCACTATCTGCGAGGATAACTCGATCAAGGTAGTGGATGATGGTCGTGGTATCCCAACAGGAATGAATACCAAAGAAGGCCGCTCGGCACTGGAAGTGGTAATGACCGTACTGCACGCAGGTGGTAAATTTGACAAAAATACATATAAAGTATCCGGTGGTCTGCATGGTGTGGGTGTGAGTTGCGTAAACGCACTGAGTAGCCTGCTGCATGTAACTGTAAGACGCGAGGGAAAACTGTTTGAACAGGAATACTCCCGTGGTGTACCTCAATATGCAGTTCGTGAAATCGGTGTTTCTGACGAAACAGGTACCACCGTTCATTTCAAACCAGACAACGAGATCTTCAAGGATATTACCTACAACAAGGAAATCCTGGCTGGCCGTCTGCGTGAACTGGCTTACCTGAACAGGAAGATCCGGATCGTGCTGATAGATGCCCGTGAAAAAGATGAAAATGGCACCCCTTTAACTGAAATCTTCTACAGCGAAGGTGGTATCGTGGAATTTGTATCCATGCTGGATCGCAACGGTCGTCGCAATCCCCTGCTGCCAGAACCTATCTTTGTAGAAACGGTAGATGCAGGCAGCAATGTAGCAGTAGAAGTAGCCGTCATTTATAATGATTCCTTCTCTGAGAACATCTTCTCTTATGTAAATAATATCAACACCATTGAAGGAGGTACACACGTAGCCGGTTTCCGCCGCGCTATCACCCGTGTATTCAAAAGCTATGGTGATAAGAACAAGATGTTCGAGAAGACCAAGATAGAGGTAACCGGTGATGACTTCCGCGAAGGTCTGAGCGCCATTGTGAGCGTAAAGGTACCTGAGCCACAGTTCGAAGGTCAGACCAAAACCAAGTTGGGTAACTCTGACGTAATGGGTGTGGTAGACAGTTCTGTAGCTGCTGTACTGGATGCTTACCTGGAAGAACATCCCCGTGAAGCTAAAACCATCATCAACAAGGTAGTACTTGCTGCCCAGGCCCGTGAAGCTGCGCGTAAAGCAAGGCAGATGGTACAGCGTAAGAGTGTACTGAGTGGTAGTGGTCTTCCTGGTAAACTGGCTGACTGCTCTGAGAACGATCCTGAAAAATGTGAACTGTACCTGGTCGAAGGTGATTCCGCGGGTGGTACGGCAAAACAAGGTCGTAACCGTAGCTTCCAGGCGATTCTGCCACTGCGTGGTAAGATCCTGAACGTGGAGAAAGCCATGGAGCACAAGATCTACGAAAACGAAGAAATCAAGAATATCTTCACCGCCCTTGGGGTAACCATCGGTACTGAAGAAGATGATAAAGCACTGAATCTCGCTAAACTCCGTTATCACAAACTGATCATCATGACGGATGCCGACGTGGATGGTAGTCACATTGCGACACTGATCCTCACGTTCATCTTCCGCTATATGAAGGCGATGGTTGAGCAGGGCTATGTGTACATTGCACAGCCGCCACTGTACCTGGTAAAGAAAGGTAAAGAAGGTATCTATGCATGGACAGAGGATGACCGTAAAGGTGCCGTTCAGCAACTGGCGAATGGTAAGGAAGACAGCGTAACCATCCAGCGTTATAAAGGTCTGGGTGAGATGAATGCTGAGCAGCTGTGGGAAACTACCATGAATCCTGAACATCGTACCCTGAAGCAGGTAACGATCGAAAGTGCTGCCGAAGCGGACCGCGTGTTTAGTATGCTGATGGGCGATGAAGTACCTCCGCGCAGGGAATTCATCGAATCTCACGCAAAATATGCGAAGATCGACGCCTGA
- a CDS encoding SusC/RagA family TonB-linked outer membrane protein, with protein sequence MKRVSYYLSALLAGLLISALTFAQSRVIQGTVTDENKHPLSFVSVNIKGTNKGAVTDKNGTFSLEVTPNTTLIVRAVGFLTREVGAGTANTLTITMSENASDLNEVVVTALGVKKEKRNLTFSSQEVKSDEILRAREPNIVNTLSGKVSGVQVTNSSGMPGSSSRIVIRGITSLNGENQALIVMDGVPVNNDETDNPKDGGSGSNRLSDIDPGVIESINVLKGAAATALYGSAGARGVVLITTKKGGTNRKPSLTLSSGLSFEQSYLPDRQTTYAQGEHGIYFDGETTATQNKNSWGPRMDTLRVKGEKIAFHNQAREFFKTGRSTNNTIAVEGGNASSSYYLSYTYFNQQGTVPNTDYSRHNLFAKYSTQILDKLTATFQLTYSSVKNNIMPQGWGLENPLWTVFAAPVSFNMKPYLHEDGTQRMFRSGRNNPYWILDNILNTTVVNRYLPVATFVYAPTNWLSFTERMGADMYQDQLQYHINVGDVTYTNGAVQSGNQTLRQFNHDFIVQLRKEFNPKLNTSLLLGNNVYSKHNDAMTAVGLGLAKPNYYNMASASSVTYSESSTLVRKVGFYAQGEIDYNRMLILNLSGRYDGSSVLSANNRYYPYGSAAAAFIFSELLSEKQKKTISFGKVRASYAIVGNDNVYAYSTNTPYSQAIIYGDVSSNLTFPYNGQNGFQISSGLGNPNLKNELQKELEFGLEMKFLDNRLGFETSWFDRKMSDGLVQGIALANSTGFSSTTINSARMETKGLEVLVNATPVRTKNFSWDVTLTYTKMNNKVTEIGAGLNQTSTGNTWAIIGQPWGVLKGTKFARTADGQLRINDAGLPYSDDASNILGNVTPKWMGSITNQLHYKQFGLSFYFDTKQGGQLQNADDGYNLFYGVSKVTENRQDRVVKGISDATGQQNTVSVTGQQYYQQISGITEAVIQDASYIKLRNVSFSYSLGQRTLSHLPFKNASIILTGRNLWIHKSSSFSGPDPEANSWGNSNSSLGLYSFTTPTSRSFDATLKITF encoded by the coding sequence ATGAAAAGAGTTTCATATTACCTGTCAGCTTTGCTGGCGGGCTTACTAATTAGCGCCCTTACCTTTGCGCAAAGCAGGGTGATACAGGGAACAGTGACCGACGAAAATAAACATCCGTTAAGCTTCGTATCAGTTAACATTAAAGGGACAAACAAAGGAGCAGTTACTGACAAAAACGGTACATTTTCACTCGAAGTCACACCTAACACCACGCTCATTGTAAGAGCCGTAGGCTTCCTCACCAGGGAAGTGGGTGCAGGTACAGCCAATACGCTAACCATTACCATGTCCGAAAATGCCAGCGACCTCAATGAAGTCGTGGTGACCGCACTGGGTGTTAAAAAAGAAAAACGTAATCTCACCTTCAGCTCGCAGGAAGTAAAAAGCGACGAAATTTTACGGGCCAGGGAGCCGAATATCGTCAATACCCTGTCGGGCAAAGTATCGGGTGTACAGGTCACCAATTCCTCGGGGATGCCCGGTTCCTCCTCCCGTATCGTGATACGCGGTATTACCTCTTTAAACGGCGAAAATCAGGCTTTAATCGTCATGGATGGTGTACCTGTCAACAACGATGAAACGGACAATCCTAAGGACGGTGGATCGGGTTCTAACCGCCTTTCAGATATCGACCCCGGTGTGATCGAAAGTATCAACGTACTGAAAGGTGCTGCAGCGACTGCATTATATGGTTCTGCAGGTGCCAGAGGGGTCGTACTGATCACCACAAAAAAAGGGGGTACAAACCGCAAACCAAGCCTGACCTTATCATCCGGACTATCCTTTGAGCAATCATATCTTCCGGATCGCCAGACCACCTATGCGCAGGGTGAACACGGCATTTACTTTGACGGAGAAACGACCGCTACACAAAATAAAAATTCATGGGGACCACGTATGGATACTTTGCGGGTGAAAGGAGAGAAGATCGCTTTTCATAACCAGGCCAGGGAGTTCTTCAAAACAGGCAGGTCGACAAATAATACCATCGCTGTAGAAGGCGGCAATGCCAGTTCAAGCTATTACTTATCATACACCTACTTCAATCAACAAGGTACTGTTCCTAATACAGACTATTCCAGACATAACCTGTTCGCCAAATATTCCACACAGATCTTAGACAAGCTCACCGCTACTTTCCAGCTCACCTACAGCTCCGTCAAAAATAATATTATGCCTCAGGGCTGGGGACTGGAAAACCCACTCTGGACCGTCTTTGCAGCTCCTGTTTCCTTCAACATGAAGCCTTACCTGCATGAAGATGGTACCCAGCGCATGTTCCGCTCGGGTCGTAACAATCCTTACTGGATATTAGACAATATATTGAATACAACTGTTGTAAACAGGTACCTGCCTGTGGCCACCTTTGTATACGCACCCACCAACTGGCTCTCTTTTACTGAAAGAATGGGGGCAGATATGTACCAGGACCAGTTGCAATATCATATCAATGTTGGAGATGTAACTTATACAAATGGCGCAGTACAATCCGGCAATCAAACACTGCGACAGTTTAACCATGACTTCATTGTCCAGCTGAGAAAGGAATTCAATCCTAAGCTGAATACCAGTTTGCTGCTGGGCAACAACGTGTATTCAAAACACAATGATGCCATGACTGCCGTGGGTTTAGGTCTTGCAAAGCCGAACTACTACAACATGGCCAGTGCATCTTCTGTTACTTACAGTGAATCATCAACGCTGGTACGAAAAGTAGGTTTTTATGCACAGGGTGAAATTGATTACAACAGGATGCTGATCCTGAACCTGAGCGGTCGTTATGATGGTAGTTCTGTATTATCTGCCAACAACAGGTATTATCCTTATGGCTCTGCCGCTGCGGCTTTCATCTTCTCTGAATTATTATCTGAAAAACAAAAAAAGACAATCAGCTTTGGTAAAGTAAGAGCTTCTTATGCTATAGTAGGTAATGATAACGTATACGCCTACTCTACCAATACGCCTTATTCCCAGGCAATCATTTACGGAGATGTGAGCAGCAACCTGACTTTCCCATATAACGGCCAGAATGGCTTCCAGATTTCTTCCGGACTGGGTAACCCCAACCTGAAAAATGAATTGCAGAAAGAACTGGAGTTTGGATTAGAAATGAAGTTCCTGGATAACAGGTTAGGATTCGAAACATCCTGGTTCGATCGTAAAATGTCTGACGGCCTGGTGCAGGGTATCGCACTTGCTAATTCTACGGGTTTCAGTTCCACTACCATTAACTCTGCCAGGATGGAAACCAAAGGGCTTGAGGTATTGGTAAATGCAACGCCTGTACGTACAAAAAATTTCAGCTGGGATGTAACATTGACTTACACCAAAATGAATAACAAAGTAACAGAGATTGGTGCAGGCTTAAACCAGACCAGTACAGGCAATACCTGGGCGATTATAGGACAGCCATGGGGCGTACTGAAGGGCACAAAATTCGCACGCACGGCGGATGGACAATTACGGATCAATGATGCAGGATTACCTTACTCTGATGATGCCAGTAATATCCTCGGAAATGTCACTCCAAAATGGATGGGCAGTATCACCAACCAGCTGCATTATAAACAATTTGGATTAAGCTTCTATTTCGATACCAAACAAGGCGGCCAGCTGCAAAATGCAGACGATGGATACAACCTGTTCTATGGTGTTTCTAAAGTAACTGAAAACCGCCAGGACAGAGTAGTGAAAGGCATCAGTGATGCAACAGGGCAGCAGAATACGGTGTCTGTAACAGGGCAACAGTATTACCAGCAGATCAGTGGTATTACCGAAGCAGTGATCCAGGATGCATCTTACATCAAGCTGCGTAATGTGAGTTTCTCTTATTCACTGGGTCAGCGTACACTGAGTCATCTGCCTTTCAAAAATGCAAGCATTATCCTGACAGGCCGTAATCTCTGGATCCATAAATCATCCAGTTTTTCAGGACCTGATCCGGAGGCAAATTCATGGGGTAACAGCAACAGCAGTTTAGGTTTGTATTCCTTTACTACACCGACTTCCCGCTCCTTCGACGCCACGCTTAAAATCACTTTCTAA
- a CDS encoding SusD/RagB family nutrient-binding outer membrane lipoprotein, producing the protein MKQSILIISIFTASMLAGCKKFLDVNDNPNLPGTVSESLLLGPIEAGTSTYIANGNAAVLVNQWMQYCVPNQPMPNTANYLVTTTSFDDYWNSFYTIQLNNLHILNLQATVNGNTMYAGIAKVLTAYTLGNATDFWGEVPFSESFQGTNVSTPKFDSQELIYSTIQLLLDSAITELGAGKGSTPGTDDYMYSGDMSKWIKMAYTLKARYYMHLTKATGHDAAAQASLALSALESGMSSNSDDCYFPYAGSGTSSSPWYLHFFNTTTLVLASHYVDTLVSRADPRLPYLVSLTNANGTYTGNVIGSGAGNIDYFSVMGSFYGSIASNGYVLNAAEADFMKAEATYIVSGYATAQPIYRKAIVNNMVKLGVDTSSAKAQTYLSKRGMLTAGNALQRIIEEKNIANNFSTENWVDWRRTGYPAISLIANDNITSLPRRFLYPNSEISTNGGNVPSVKVTDRLWWDGQ; encoded by the coding sequence ATGAAGCAATCAATCCTTATCATATCTATCTTCACGGCTTCGATGCTGGCGGGATGTAAAAAATTCCTGGATGTCAATGACAATCCCAACCTGCCGGGAACTGTATCGGAAAGCCTGTTATTAGGGCCAATTGAAGCAGGTACTTCAACGTATATCGCGAATGGCAATGCAGCAGTATTAGTGAATCAATGGATGCAGTATTGTGTACCGAATCAGCCCATGCCGAATACGGCGAATTACCTGGTCACGACGACTTCTTTTGATGATTACTGGAATTCATTTTATACCATTCAATTGAATAACCTGCATATATTGAATTTACAGGCAACAGTGAACGGGAATACGATGTATGCTGGTATTGCAAAGGTATTAACGGCCTATACACTGGGCAATGCGACTGACTTTTGGGGTGAGGTTCCATTCTCAGAATCCTTCCAGGGTACGAATGTGAGCACCCCAAAATTCGATTCGCAGGAGCTTATCTATAGCACCATACAATTGCTGCTGGATAGCGCAATCACTGAGCTGGGTGCGGGAAAGGGCAGTACACCCGGTACGGATGATTATATGTATAGTGGTGATATGAGTAAGTGGATAAAAATGGCTTATACACTGAAAGCACGATATTATATGCACCTGACAAAAGCCACAGGTCATGATGCAGCCGCACAGGCATCGCTGGCATTGAGTGCACTGGAGAGCGGAATGAGCAGTAATAGTGATGATTGTTATTTCCCTTATGCAGGGAGTGGTACTTCTTCCAGTCCGTGGTATTTACATTTTTTCAATACAACTACACTGGTATTAGCATCTCATTATGTGGATACACTGGTATCACGTGCTGATCCACGTTTACCCTACCTGGTTAGTCTCACCAATGCAAATGGTACTTATACAGGCAATGTGATCGGATCTGGTGCAGGTAATATTGATTACTTTTCAGTGATGGGGAGTTTCTATGGATCAATTGCATCGAACGGATATGTACTGAATGCAGCAGAAGCTGATTTTATGAAAGCGGAAGCTACCTACATTGTATCCGGGTATGCAACAGCACAGCCTATTTACAGGAAAGCGATTGTGAATAATATGGTGAAACTGGGGGTAGATACCAGCAGTGCAAAAGCACAGACCTATTTGTCAAAAAGAGGAATGCTGACCGCGGGAAATGCACTGCAAAGGATCATTGAAGAGAAGAATATTGCGAATAATTTTTCTACTGAGAATTGGGTGGATTGGAGGAGAACAGGGTACCCGGCAATATCGCTGATTGCAAATGATAATATTACCAGTTTACCAAGGAGGTTTTTATATCCAAATAGTGAGATTAGTACGAATGGAGGGAATGTGCCTTCGGTGAAAGTGACGGATAGACTGTGGTGGGATGGGCAATAA
- a CDS encoding SIMPL domain-containing protein: MKKVILTLLVVGMAITGFAQDTNDKKTKTISVNGISEIEITPDIIYLNITLQEYQKDKNTKIDISTLEDQLTKAVQKAGIPAENLTISSVSGDQWWRKKKKDADFYASKEFRLKLSNLNKLNSILDGVEDAGITNVYISETTSSKIEAYRLEAKIKALQAAKAKATVMMEAIGEKLGGVMQVIENSTDVIHPMYNNANILIGRFKSEAANTVADTNIDYRTIKVTAEIKAVFAIQ, from the coding sequence ATGAAGAAGGTAATATTAACACTGCTGGTTGTAGGAATGGCGATCACCGGATTTGCGCAGGACACGAATGACAAGAAAACGAAGACAATCTCTGTAAACGGCATATCAGAAATAGAGATTACACCGGACATCATTTACCTGAACATCACCTTACAGGAATATCAAAAAGATAAGAATACTAAAATTGACATTTCTACCCTGGAAGATCAATTGACAAAAGCGGTACAAAAAGCCGGTATCCCTGCTGAAAACCTGACCATTAGCAGCGTTTCCGGCGACCAGTGGTGGAGAAAGAAAAAGAAAGATGCAGACTTCTATGCTTCAAAAGAATTCAGACTTAAACTGAGTAACCTGAATAAACTGAACAGCATTCTCGATGGCGTGGAAGATGCAGGTATCACAAATGTGTACATCAGTGAAACTACCAGTAGCAAAATAGAAGCTTATCGCCTGGAAGCAAAGATAAAAGCATTGCAGGCTGCTAAAGCAAAAGCAACCGTAATGATGGAAGCAATTGGGGAGAAACTGGGTGGTGTGATGCAGGTGATTGAAAATAGTACCGATGTGATTCACCCCATGTATAACAATGCCAATATATTGATCGGGAGATTTAAATCTGAAGCAGCCAATACTGTTGCTGATACGAATATCGATTATCGCACTATTAAAGTGACAGCTGAAATAAAAGCGGTTTTTGCCATTCAGTAA
- a CDS encoding lectin-like domain-containing protein — protein sequence MSRSTGFIMVLLCLSLLAKAQLQTPYILNGSATQRTCNCYVLTQDVNKSSGTVWNKNLIDLRNSFDYFFDVNLGCKDYDGADGIGFILQTKGTNLGATGSGIGFQGISPSLGIIIDTYQNSIDNDPSYDHLAIQMDGVTDHNAINNLAGPVTALDGNDNIEDCKWHIFRVKWDAAVMQMTVTMDGVLRLSLDKDVVHDIFGNNPMVYWGFAGSTGGSYNVQQFCAALRPQLDFRNDQRFCIGDPIVFRDSSKSFGTITRWQWDFGDGTTSTVSQPGMHQYAKPGVYDVTMVIEDNSGCISDTMHQQVTIGTYPVAEMSSHPLCLGRPLTIKDATTLDVGTLTEWDWELNGHSASGQNIVADFTTPGTYPVKLSVLTKEGCKDDTIQMLSVYNTPSISASGHDACIGDAIDFSGTNLTPGVALAGWHWNLGDGNTATVKDIDYTYKAGGRYTAEVYAVSKDGCFSDSFRIPVKIVDIKLDAGRDTLIAKGQPLQLNAVATGDNLSYSWYPPTGLNDVLIPDPVAVLFQDVRYVLIVNSPEGCVQMDTLLVKAYTGPEFYVPNAFSPNHDGQNDMFRAIAAGVPQLDFLCVWDRWGKEVFRTSELTGAWDGTFKGQDSPVGTYVYQIQGTDYTGHKFSRKGTVTLVR from the coding sequence ATGTCACGGTCCACGGGTTTTATCATGGTACTCTTATGTCTGTCACTTCTTGCCAAAGCGCAACTGCAGACTCCTTATATTTTAAATGGCAGCGCCACCCAGCGCACCTGTAATTGTTATGTGCTCACCCAGGATGTGAATAAATCGAGTGGCACCGTATGGAACAAGAACCTGATCGACCTCCGCAATTCTTTTGATTACTTTTTTGATGTAAACCTGGGCTGTAAGGATTATGACGGTGCGGATGGAATTGGTTTTATCTTACAGACAAAGGGAACCAACTTAGGTGCTACGGGCTCGGGAATAGGATTTCAGGGCATCAGCCCTTCACTGGGAATTATTATTGATACCTACCAGAATTCCATCGACAATGATCCTTCTTATGATCACCTGGCCATACAGATGGATGGTGTGACTGATCATAATGCCATAAATAACCTGGCGGGGCCAGTGACGGCGTTGGATGGGAATGATAATATTGAAGACTGTAAGTGGCACATATTCAGGGTAAAATGGGATGCCGCAGTCATGCAAATGACGGTGACCATGGATGGTGTACTAAGATTATCATTGGATAAAGACGTTGTTCACGACATTTTTGGCAATAACCCCATGGTATATTGGGGATTTGCCGGCTCTACCGGTGGATCTTACAACGTTCAGCAGTTTTGTGCAGCACTCAGACCCCAGTTGGATTTTAGAAATGATCAGCGATTTTGTATAGGCGATCCCATTGTTTTCAGAGACTCCTCTAAATCATTTGGTACCATTACCAGGTGGCAGTGGGATTTTGGAGATGGTACGACTTCCACTGTATCTCAGCCGGGCATGCATCAGTATGCAAAGCCAGGGGTGTATGATGTGACGATGGTGATTGAGGATAATAGCGGATGTATTTCGGATACCATGCACCAGCAGGTAACGATCGGTACTTATCCCGTGGCGGAAATGTCTAGCCATCCATTGTGTTTAGGCAGACCTTTGACGATTAAGGATGCGACCACCCTGGATGTGGGTACACTGACGGAATGGGATTGGGAGTTGAATGGGCATAGTGCCAGCGGGCAGAATATTGTAGCTGATTTTACCACACCGGGAACGTACCCGGTAAAATTATCTGTGTTGACGAAAGAGGGATGTAAGGATGATACGATACAAATGCTGTCGGTGTATAATACGCCATCCATCAGTGCGAGCGGGCATGATGCGTGTATAGGAGATGCCATTGATTTTTCAGGAACGAATCTTACTCCCGGGGTTGCGCTGGCGGGCTGGCATTGGAACCTGGGGGATGGCAATACCGCCACCGTGAAAGACATTGATTATACTTATAAAGCAGGTGGCAGGTATACAGCGGAAGTATATGCAGTGAGCAAAGACGGGTGTTTCTCTGATTCATTCCGGATCCCTGTGAAGATTGTGGATATTAAGCTGGATGCGGGGCGGGATACGCTGATTGCAAAAGGGCAGCCTTTGCAGTTGAATGCAGTGGCAACGGGAGATAACCTTTCGTATAGCTGGTATCCTCCTACAGGTCTGAATGATGTATTGATTCCTGATCCGGTAGCAGTGTTGTTCCAGGATGTGCGATATGTATTGATAGTGAATTCACCGGAGGGTTGTGTGCAAATGGATACTTTGCTGGTGAAGGCGTATACGGGGCCGGAGTTTTATGTACCGAATGCTTTTTCGCCGAATCATGATGGGCAGAATGATATGTTCAGGGCGATAGCGGCGGGGGTACCGCAATTGGATTTTTTATGTGTGTGGGATAGATGGGGCAAAGAGGTGTTCAGAACAAGTGAATTGACAGGGGCCTGGGATGGCACTTTTAAGGGCCAGGATTCGCCTGTGGGTACTTATGTTTACCAGATACAAGGAACAGATTATACAGGGCATAAATTCAGCCGGAAAGGCACAGTAACGCTGGTTAGATAA